One genomic segment of Pseudomonas chlororaphis subsp. aurantiaca includes these proteins:
- a CDS encoding Ppx/GppA family phosphatase produces MKGDASLFAAIDLGSNAFRLMIGQPVRRSQGFMIQEVKTLREPVRLAEGFQEGALDELALDRGWQALARFGKKLRGFEAGRVRAVATSAVREADNAPLFLASAERHLGFRIDVISGHEEARLVYAGVAHTVPGSESMRLVVDIGGGSTELILGQGAQPLLTESIAIGSATFGARYFPGGVVSAHALQEAERLASLKFEKVARRYRQLGWQQAIGSSGTTRFLAKVLKANGLNDDGQDGITYGGLLRLSLRLLQAGHVKRLRLAGLQSHRLSILPGGLAVMLAAFKVFGVTHMTPSEPGLRFGVLHGLICNN; encoded by the coding sequence ATGAAAGGCGACGCCTCTCTGTTCGCGGCCATTGATCTTGGGTCCAATGCGTTTCGCCTGATGATCGGCCAGCCGGTCAGGCGCAGCCAGGGGTTCATGATCCAGGAGGTGAAGACGCTGCGGGAGCCGGTGCGCCTGGCCGAAGGCTTTCAGGAGGGTGCGCTGGACGAGCTGGCGCTGGACCGGGGCTGGCAGGCGCTGGCGCGCTTCGGCAAGAAACTGCGCGGTTTCGAGGCCGGGCGGGTGCGGGCGGTGGCCACCAGCGCCGTGCGCGAAGCCGACAATGCGCCGCTGTTCCTGGCCAGCGCGGAGCGTCACCTGGGGTTTCGCATCGATGTCATTTCCGGGCATGAAGAAGCGCGGCTGGTGTACGCCGGCGTCGCCCATACCGTGCCAGGCAGTGAAAGCATGCGGCTGGTAGTGGACATTGGCGGCGGTTCCACCGAGTTGATCCTGGGGCAGGGCGCCCAGCCCTTGCTGACCGAGAGCATCGCCATTGGCAGCGCGACCTTCGGCGCGCGCTACTTTCCGGGCGGCGTGGTCTCGGCTCACGCCCTGCAGGAAGCCGAGCGCCTGGCCAGCCTGAAGTTCGAGAAAGTCGCCCGGCGTTATCGCCAGCTGGGTTGGCAGCAGGCCATAGGCTCCTCGGGCACCACCCGGTTCCTGGCCAAGGTGCTCAAGGCCAACGGCCTGAACGACGATGGCCAGGACGGCATCACCTACGGCGGGTTGTTGCGCCTGTCGCTGCGCCTGCTGCAAGCCGGGCATGTCAAACGCCTGAGGCTGGCGGGACTGCAATCCCATCGCCTGAGCATCCTGCCCGGCGGCTTGGCGGTGATGCTGGCGGCGTTCAAGGTGTTTGGCGTCACCCATATGACGCCTTCCGAGCCGGGGCTGCGCTTCGGCGTGCTGCATGGCCTGATATGTAACAACTGA
- a CDS encoding flavin-containing monooxygenase, protein MPQLEPGLQSTSPLTAVIIGSGFAGIGMAIALRKAGVTDFIILEKQQDVGGVWRDNSYPGAACDVPSHLYSFSFEPNPGWTRMFAPQAEIQRYLQHCVRKYEVARHIRFGAEVQAARFDEANAQWCVTEAGGRVHRAALLISATGQLSQPALPMFEGMQAFKGQVFHSANWDHGYSLAGKRVAVIGTGASAIQFVPAIADSVAQLKVFQRSPAYILPRPDRAYSDEEKQLFARRPWRMALHRAAIYLRYESRALGFTRLKGLMKWAVGLPFRRLLNQSVGDPQLRRQLIPDYPIGCKRILLSSDYLKTLARPNVQLITEGFGRITEQGIETLDGKHHPVDAIIYGTGFAATQFLAPMTIVGRDGVALQHAWEQGARAYLGLAVPGFPNFFMLYGPNTNLGHNSIVYMLESQISHVMRCWRAMHKASATTVEVDEQTEQRFHQRIQRRLAGSVWSGCKSWYVDAAGNNSTNWPGFTLSYRWLTRYSALRAYGFSRALASESGQVYGRLVAEPRDGLEVLSAGVLRQLLRVSFRALIGPPRSVAAQRRIVNGLSWSMPGCAGVSQAQAHVWGVPLRVLTPDHTEAGGVMLYLHGGAFCLGGPATHRSVTSRLAREAGMAVWVPDYRLAPEHPFPAALEDALACYQAIRAQGYSARQILLAGDSAGGSLALALALTLQQRGEPFAAGLLLLSPVTDATLSGPTLITRQYADPMLRRDWLEQGLRAYAAPADSPLHSPLTVDLRGLPPMLIQVGDQELLLADSTRLAERALLCGVACRLEVHAARWHVFQLQAFYLRSARQALRSASLFARSRLEDRGEPCADAVAEAAVVDVAALDG, encoded by the coding sequence ATGCCCCAACTCGAACCCGGCCTGCAATCGACGTCGCCGCTCACCGCCGTGATCATCGGCAGCGGTTTTGCCGGCATCGGCATGGCCATCGCGCTGCGCAAGGCCGGTGTCACGGACTTCATCATTCTGGAAAAACAGCAGGATGTCGGCGGCGTCTGGCGGGACAACAGTTACCCGGGCGCGGCCTGCGATGTGCCGTCGCATCTGTATTCGTTTTCATTCGAACCCAACCCCGGCTGGACGCGGATGTTCGCCCCGCAAGCGGAAATACAGCGTTATCTGCAGCACTGCGTGCGCAAGTATGAGGTGGCGCGGCACATCCGCTTCGGCGCTGAAGTACAGGCGGCGCGATTCGACGAGGCCAACGCGCAGTGGTGCGTCACCGAAGCCGGTGGGCGGGTGCATCGCGCCGCCCTGCTGATCAGCGCCACTGGCCAGCTCAGCCAGCCGGCGCTGCCGATGTTCGAAGGCATGCAGGCGTTCAAGGGGCAGGTGTTCCACTCCGCAAACTGGGATCACGGCTACTCGTTGGCGGGGAAACGGGTGGCGGTGATAGGGACGGGCGCTTCGGCCATTCAGTTCGTGCCGGCCATCGCCGACTCGGTGGCGCAGCTCAAGGTATTCCAGCGCTCGCCGGCCTACATCCTGCCCCGGCCCGATCGCGCCTACAGCGACGAAGAAAAGCAGCTGTTCGCCAGGAGGCCCTGGCGCATGGCGCTGCATCGCGCCGCCATCTACCTGCGCTACGAATCCAGGGCCTTGGGTTTTACCCGCCTCAAGGGGCTGATGAAGTGGGCGGTAGGCCTGCCGTTCCGCCGCTTGTTGAACCAGTCGGTGGGCGACCCGCAGCTGCGCCGGCAGCTGATCCCGGACTACCCCATCGGCTGCAAGCGCATCCTGCTGTCCAGCGATTACCTCAAGACCCTGGCCAGGCCCAATGTGCAGTTGATCACCGAGGGCTTCGGGCGCATCACCGAGCAGGGCATCGAGACGCTGGACGGCAAGCACCACCCGGTCGATGCGATCATCTACGGGACGGGTTTCGCGGCGACGCAATTTCTTGCGCCGATGACAATCGTCGGGCGCGACGGGGTAGCGCTGCAGCACGCCTGGGAGCAGGGCGCCCGGGCGTATCTGGGGCTGGCGGTGCCGGGCTTTCCCAACTTTTTCATGTTGTATGGCCCCAATACCAACCTGGGGCACAACTCGATCGTCTACATGCTGGAAAGCCAGATATCCCATGTCATGCGCTGCTGGCGCGCGATGCACAAGGCTTCGGCCACCACCGTCGAGGTCGATGAGCAGACGGAGCAGCGTTTTCATCAACGGATACAGCGCCGCCTGGCCGGTTCCGTGTGGAGCGGTTGCAAGAGCTGGTATGTCGACGCAGCGGGCAACAACAGCACCAACTGGCCGGGTTTCACCTTGTCCTATCGCTGGCTGACCCGTTATTCGGCATTGCGTGCCTATGGTTTTTCCAGGGCGCTGGCCAGCGAGTCGGGCCAGGTCTACGGGCGGCTGGTTGCCGAGCCCCGCGATGGCCTCGAAGTCCTCAGTGCCGGCGTGTTGCGCCAACTCTTGCGGGTGAGCTTCCGGGCGCTGATCGGTCCGCCGCGAAGCGTTGCCGCACAGCGGCGTATCGTCAACGGCCTGTCGTGGTCGATGCCGGGCTGCGCGGGCGTGAGCCAGGCACAGGCGCACGTCTGGGGCGTACCGCTGCGGGTCCTGACACCGGACCACACCGAGGCGGGTGGGGTGATGCTTTATCTGCATGGCGGTGCCTTCTGCCTGGGCGGCCCTGCCACTCATCGTAGCGTTACCAGCCGCCTGGCTCGGGAAGCGGGGATGGCCGTCTGGGTACCGGACTATCGGCTGGCGCCGGAACACCCGTTTCCCGCGGCCCTGGAAGATGCGTTGGCCTGTTACCAGGCGATCCGGGCGCAAGGCTATTCGGCGCGGCAGATCCTGCTGGCCGGCGACTCCGCGGGTGGCTCTCTCGCCCTGGCCCTGGCGCTTACCCTGCAACAGCGGGGCGAGCCCTTTGCCGCGGGCCTGCTGTTGTTGTCCCCGGTGACGGATGCGACGCTGAGCGGGCCGACCCTCATCACGCGCCAGTACGCCGACCCCATGCTGCGCCGTGATTGGCTCGAGCAAGGGCTGCGTGCCTACGCAGCGCCTGCCGATAGCCCGTTGCACAGCCCATTGACCGTCGACTTGCGCGGCCTGCCGCCGATGCTGATCCAGGTGGGGGATCAGGAATTGCTGCTGGCGGACTCCACACGCCTGGCCGAGCGCGCGCTGCTCTGCGGCGTGGCATGTCGCCTGGAGGTGCATGCGGCGAGGTGGCATGTGTTCCAGTTGCAGGCGTTCTACCTGCGTTCGGCCAGGCAAGCCCTGCGTTCAGCGTCCCTGTTCGCTCGCAGCCGCCTGGAGGATCGTGGCGAGCCTTGTGCCGATGCGGTTGCAGAAGCAGCGGTGGTGGATGTCGCAGCCCTTGATGGATAG
- a CDS encoding arsenate reductase ArsC yields the protein MSDKRRVLFVCARNDARSLMAEALLRHADAEDFDAFSAGLEASEIDPRTLESLEHIGIDTVGLRSKALDEFAGQQFHYVITLCDKSSEEAARMPSSGEVIVWNFEDPVTSDKHEPFRHTLQEIHDRLHMFITVKTRS from the coding sequence ATGAGTGACAAACGCCGCGTGCTGTTCGTTTGCGCCAGAAACGATGCCCGTTCACTGATGGCCGAAGCGCTGCTGCGCCACGCCGACGCCGAAGATTTCGACGCCTTCAGCGCCGGCCTGGAGGCCAGCGAGATCGACCCGCGCACCCTGGAGTCTCTCGAACATATCGGCATCGACACCGTGGGGCTGCGCAGCAAGGCCCTCGACGAGTTCGCGGGGCAGCAGTTCCACTATGTCATCACCCTGTGCGACAAGTCCTCGGAAGAGGCTGCGCGCATGCCGTCCTCCGGCGAGGTGATCGTCTGGAACTTCGAGGACCCGGTCACCAGCGACAAGCATGAGCCGTTCCGCCACACCCTCCAGGAAATCCACGATCGGCTGCATATGTTCATCACGGTGAAGACCCGTTCGTGA